Proteins found in one Corynebacterium zhongnanshanii genomic segment:
- the purD gene encoding phosphoribosylamine--glycine ligase, with protein MRILVIGNGAREHALAYSLSSDPRVSDVHVSPGNAGMTGCATIHPDADPVELAKQLQPELVVIGPEIPLVAGLADKLRAEGFSVFGPSKEAAQIEGSKAFAKDIMLRAGVKTARAQSLEPGARDEDIDAALAHFGPTFVVKDDGLAGGKGVVVTEDREAAVAHIKSVHQAGNPVLLESFLDGPEISLFCLVDGTTVVPLLPAQDHKRVGNNDEGPNTGGMGAYTPLPWLPADGVETIVNDVVKPVAEQMAEDGVPFSGLLYAGLAWGAEGPAVVEFNCRFGDPETQAVLDLLETPLAGVLSAVAEGTLDQLPPLQWKDGYALTVVLAAEGYPESPKTGAEITGAEPGSEERGIRAAGVAEKDGKLVSAGGRVLNVIARGETLEEARHAAYRVLDTVDLPGGHYRTDIALPAVEGRIEI; from the coding sequence ATGCGCATTCTTGTCATTGGTAATGGAGCCCGCGAACACGCGTTGGCTTATTCTTTGTCTTCCGATCCTCGCGTAAGCGACGTGCACGTCAGCCCCGGCAATGCGGGCATGACCGGCTGCGCCACGATCCACCCCGACGCCGACCCCGTAGAACTTGCGAAGCAACTCCAGCCTGAGCTGGTTGTTATCGGCCCGGAGATCCCCCTGGTGGCTGGTCTGGCGGATAAGTTGCGCGCGGAGGGCTTCTCCGTGTTCGGCCCGTCGAAGGAGGCCGCGCAGATCGAGGGCTCGAAGGCGTTCGCCAAGGATATTATGCTCCGCGCGGGGGTGAAAACTGCCCGTGCTCAGTCCCTGGAACCTGGTGCTCGCGATGAGGATATCGACGCCGCCCTCGCCCACTTCGGCCCCACCTTCGTGGTGAAGGACGATGGCCTGGCTGGCGGTAAGGGCGTGGTGGTGACCGAGGACCGCGAGGCCGCCGTGGCGCACATCAAGTCTGTGCATCAGGCCGGCAATCCCGTCCTGCTGGAGAGCTTCCTGGACGGCCCGGAGATCTCCCTGTTTTGCCTGGTGGACGGCACCACCGTGGTTCCGTTGCTGCCCGCGCAGGACCACAAGCGCGTGGGCAACAACGACGAGGGGCCGAACACCGGCGGCATGGGCGCGTACACCCCGCTGCCGTGGCTGCCGGCTGATGGCGTGGAGACCATCGTGAACGACGTGGTGAAGCCTGTAGCGGAGCAGATGGCCGAGGACGGCGTGCCGTTCAGCGGTCTGCTGTACGCGGGTCTGGCGTGGGGCGCCGAGGGGCCCGCCGTGGTGGAGTTCAACTGCCGCTTCGGCGACCCGGAGACCCAGGCGGTGCTGGACCTGCTGGAGACCCCGCTGGCCGGTGTGCTGTCCGCCGTGGCGGAGGGCACCTTGGATCAGCTGCCTCCACTGCAGTGGAAGGATGGCTACGCCCTGACCGTGGTGCTGGCCGCCGAGGGCTACCCGGAGTCCCCGAAGACCGGCGCGGAGATCACTGGCGCAGAGCCCGGCAGCGAGGAGCGTGGCATCCGTGCCGCGGGTGTGGCCGAGAAGGACGGGAAGTTGGTCTCCGCCGGTGGCCGCGTGCTGAACGTGATTGCCCGCGGCGAGACCTTGGAGGAGGCCCGTCACGCGGCCTATCGCGTCCTGGACACCGTGGATTTGCCGGGCGGCCACTACCGCACGGATATCGCGCTTCCGGCCGTGGAAGGCCGCATCGAGATCTAG
- a CDS encoding Fpg/Nei family DNA glycosylase — protein MPEGHVIHRLARMLTTEFAGQPVHVFSPQGVFASQAALLDGTVLERAEAFGKHLFINFSAPSPECIVHIHLGLIGSLGFQAVDRPLQGKVRLALSNDAQVAHLHGPQWCRLITDEEMAAATAKLGADPLRTDQDEKRAEMRARVLKSRRTVGSLLMDQGLYAGVGNIYRAETLFRLGIHPDVRGVDLEPAQVDAVWEDLVALMRAGEAAGRIDTVRPEHMPEAMGRAPRKDDHGGEVYVYRRAGLPCYVCGAEIQERVLEGRNLFWCPGCQGR, from the coding sequence GTGCCCGAAGGTCACGTGATTCACCGGCTGGCCCGCATGCTCACCACCGAGTTCGCGGGCCAGCCGGTGCATGTCTTTTCACCCCAGGGCGTGTTCGCATCTCAGGCCGCGCTCCTTGACGGCACAGTCCTGGAGCGCGCCGAGGCCTTCGGCAAGCACCTGTTTATCAACTTCAGCGCCCCGTCGCCCGAATGCATCGTCCATATCCATCTGGGCCTGATCGGGTCGCTGGGGTTTCAGGCCGTCGATCGTCCCCTCCAGGGGAAGGTGCGTCTTGCCCTCTCCAACGACGCCCAAGTTGCCCATCTCCACGGCCCCCAATGGTGCCGACTGATCACGGACGAGGAGATGGCTGCCGCCACCGCGAAGCTCGGCGCGGATCCGTTGAGAACCGATCAGGACGAGAAGCGTGCCGAGATGCGCGCCCGTGTCCTGAAGTCCCGCCGGACGGTGGGTTCCCTGTTGATGGATCAGGGGCTGTACGCGGGCGTCGGAAATATATATCGAGCGGAGACCCTGTTTCGCCTGGGGATTCATCCGGACGTGCGCGGCGTGGACTTGGAGCCGGCGCAGGTGGATGCTGTGTGGGAGGACTTGGTGGCGCTGATGCGCGCGGGGGAGGCCGCGGGCCGGATTGATACGGTGCGGCCCGAGCACATGCCGGAGGCGATGGGGCGAGCGCCGCGCAAGGACGACCACGGCGGCGAGGTGTATGTGTATCGACGTGCAGGTTTGCCGTGTTATGTGTGCGGCGCGGAGATTCAGGAGCGGGTGTTGGAGGGGCGCAATCTGTTTTGGTGCCCAGGCTGCCAG